A genomic region of Pelodiscus sinensis isolate JC-2024 chromosome 1, ASM4963464v1, whole genome shotgun sequence contains the following coding sequences:
- the LOC142826514 gene encoding uncharacterized protein LOC142826514: MSQPSEGSQPSTAPHDQPGGSREPARGRKRRAPAWSSAEIVDLIEVWGEASNVHDLRTSHRNAAVYGRMAASLAARGHQRSREQVRCKIKDLRQSYSRACLPGADPEACPHFHALDRILGPHAVPAPRDVIDPGAEGPLLETEEEEEGSESQEPAASLPRTRDPRGTPQSRSPASSEAGEASTSAAPGPAGRTTPPAAAARARASRTARNQEDYQRRHLRFLDRQLRLQDHWVQEDLRLRQRSLEALEEQGRALRGHLQSLLDRFPFPPPPAPPLAPPLPPPAPPLSPPLAPPAPPAPPASSTPPVLSAPPSTTIPHRRPRTRSVARRERQPDSHP, from the exons atgagccagccatccgagggttcccagccctccactgctccccacgaccagcctggcggctcccgggagcctgcccgggggcgcaaaaggcgggcgcccgcctggtcaagtgcggagatcgtggacctcatcgaggtttggggggaagcctccaatgtccacgatctccgcactagccaccggaacgcggccgtctatggacgcatggctgccagtctggccgccaggggccaccagcgcagccgggagcaggtgcgctgcaaaattaaggacttgcggcagtcctactcccgggcctgcctgccaggggctgacccggaggcctgcccccacttccatgccctggaccgcatcctggggcctcatgccgtccctgccccccgggacgtgattgaccccggggcagagggaccgctcctggagacggaggaggaggaggagggctctgagagccaggagcctgccgccagccttcccaggacccgggacccccgaggcaccccacagagccgctcgcctgcatcatcagaggccggggaggcgtccacct ctgcagcaccggggcctgcagggcgcaccacaccgcctgcagcagccgcccgcgcccgggcaagcaggacagccaggaaccaggaggactaccagaggcggcatctccggttcctggaccgacagctccgtctccaggaccactgggtccaggaggacctcaggctgcgccagaggagtctggaggccctggaggagcagggccgtgccctgcgaggccacctccagagcctgctggaccgctttccatttcctcctccccctgctccccctcttgctccccctcttcctccccctgctccccctctttctccccctcttgctccccctgctccccctgctcctcctgcttcctccacaccccctgtcctctctgcccccccctccacaaccattccccaccgacgcccccggacccgcagtgtggcgagacgggagaggcagccggactcccacccctga